Proteins co-encoded in one Ralstonia sp. RRA genomic window:
- a CDS encoding helix-turn-helix transcriptional regulator, whose translation MPPPPTPDDSAHRPRQRHGPAEHTKSLNPRDYQNTPGLAAVMPKRFPNGFVVAAHEHVRAQLIFATSGVVEVTANHALWRIPPQKALWIPQGMPHAMRACGDVEMRTAYVSPEAYGQSAPPVPRMVNVSPLLRELIVRVAALPIEHLPAGREALMTELMLAEIEWSPDQPLPLPSGSDRRLTRICDAILATPSDPRTLEDWAAEAGASSRTLSRLFVAQTGLSFVHWRQQARICAALPLLAAGVPVTAVSAELGYETVGAFSTLFRRFIGVPPSAYAMLSDSA comes from the coding sequence ATGCCGCCCCCACCCACACCTGACGACAGCGCACACCGACCGCGCCAACGGCACGGCCCGGCGGAGCACACCAAGAGCCTGAACCCGCGCGACTACCAGAACACGCCGGGCCTGGCAGCTGTGATGCCCAAGCGGTTCCCCAACGGTTTCGTGGTGGCGGCACACGAGCACGTGCGGGCGCAGTTGATCTTCGCTACTAGCGGTGTTGTGGAGGTCACGGCCAACCATGCGCTCTGGCGTATTCCTCCGCAGAAAGCGCTGTGGATTCCGCAGGGCATGCCGCACGCCATGCGCGCCTGTGGCGACGTCGAGATGCGCACGGCGTATGTCAGCCCCGAGGCTTACGGGCAGAGCGCGCCGCCGGTGCCACGCATGGTCAATGTGTCGCCACTGCTGCGCGAGTTGATCGTGCGCGTGGCGGCGTTGCCTATCGAGCATCTGCCGGCCGGCCGCGAGGCCTTGATGACTGAACTGATGCTGGCGGAAATCGAGTGGTCGCCAGACCAGCCCCTCCCCCTGCCATCGGGCTCGGACCGTCGCCTGACCCGCATCTGTGACGCCATCCTGGCCACCCCATCCGACCCGCGCACGCTGGAAGACTGGGCCGCCGAGGCGGGCGCGTCGAGCCGCACGCTGTCGCGCCTGTTCGTTGCGCAGACCGGGTTGTCGTTCGTGCATTGGCGGCAGCAGGCCCGCATCTGCGCGGCACTGCCGTTGCTGGCTGCGGGCGTGCCCGTCACAGCGGTTTCGGCCGAGCTGGGCTATGAGACCGTGGGAGCGTTCTCGACCCTGTTCAGGCGCTTTATCGGTGTGCCACCCAGCGCGTACGCCATGTTGTCCGATTCGGCGTAG
- a CDS encoding LysR substrate-binding domain-containing protein encodes MTLTELKYIVAVARERHFGRAAEACFVSQPTLSVAIKKLEDELAVQIFERGASEVSVTPVGEQIVTQAQRVLEQTMAIREIAKQGMDPLAGPLRLGVIYTIGPYLLPALVKQMIDTVPQMPLMLQENFTVRLVELLKQGEIDCAIMAEPFPEAGLMTVPLYDEPFVVAVPRGHDLAKVQAVDPEALKRQTMLLLGNGHCFRDHVLGVCPELSRFSQNADGIQKTFEGSSLETIRHMVASGVGITVLPRTSVPSMQPAATDLLAYVPFQEPVPDRRVVLAWRKSFTRIAAIEAVAKAVAQCNLPGIKPLPVTPLIH; translated from the coding sequence ATGACGCTCACCGAACTCAAATACATCGTCGCTGTTGCACGGGAACGCCACTTTGGCCGTGCCGCCGAGGCCTGCTTTGTCTCGCAGCCGACGTTGTCGGTCGCCATCAAGAAGCTGGAAGACGAACTGGCCGTGCAGATCTTCGAGCGCGGTGCGTCGGAGGTGAGCGTCACGCCGGTGGGCGAGCAGATCGTCACGCAGGCCCAGCGCGTGCTGGAGCAGACCATGGCGATCCGCGAGATCGCCAAGCAGGGCATGGACCCGCTGGCCGGGCCGCTGCGCCTGGGGGTGATCTACACGATCGGGCCGTACCTGCTGCCGGCGTTGGTCAAGCAGATGATCGACACCGTCCCGCAGATGCCGCTGATGCTGCAGGAGAACTTCACCGTGCGGCTGGTGGAGCTGCTCAAGCAGGGCGAGATCGACTGCGCCATCATGGCCGAGCCGTTTCCCGAGGCCGGGCTGATGACGGTGCCGCTGTACGACGAGCCCTTCGTGGTGGCGGTGCCGCGCGGTCATGATCTGGCCAAGGTGCAGGCGGTGGATCCGGAGGCACTCAAGCGGCAGACCATGCTACTGCTGGGCAACGGCCATTGCTTCCGCGATCACGTGCTGGGCGTCTGCCCGGAGCTGTCGCGCTTCTCGCAAAACGCCGACGGCATCCAGAAAACCTTCGAGGGCTCGTCGCTGGAGACGATCCGTCATATGGTGGCCAGCGGCGTCGGTATTACCGTGCTGCCGCGCACCTCGGTGCCGAGCATGCAGCCGGCCGCTACAGATCTGCTGGCTTATGTGCCGTTCCAGGAACCGGTGCCGGACCGCCGCGTCGTGCTGGCCTGGCGCAAGAGCTTTACCCGCATCGCCGCCATCGAGGCAGTGGCCAAGGCGGTCGCGCAATGCAATCTGCCGGGCATCAAGCCACTGCCCGTTACCCCGCTGATCCACTGA